The Astatotilapia calliptera chromosome 22, fAstCal1.2, whole genome shotgun sequence region TTGAAATGTTAGTCCTTCAAAAAATTGTGCGTGCTCTGCTTTTGGatccaaataaacatttaaaaattaatcaTCTTGAGCCATAAAATCTATGcaaaaataatgtgcaaaagtcttgggccacccctcatttctttatatattttgctAGTAAAATGGAGAATAGTTGCAGTGATTTGCTGACCATTTCTCAGCAAAAAAGGCAGAAGGATCTCTCAAgttctgtgtcaggtctttgctggatttttttcaatttatgaAGGACATGACAGATATTCAGATATTGTCCATTTGCTGTAGATAGGTTTATAGGCCTGCAACCTCTCCAATTTTTAAAGaggacactgcacaccatgttgAGATATGTACTTTTACTCCTAGAACTTTACATGTAGTGTTTTAATTTGGAAAAGCGCATTTTACAGAGAAGTACTGCTACTTTTAAGTTACTTTCAGATCTAAAACCTTCTTCTACTACCATGCAGTACAGTCTTTTAGCAGTTCACTATACAGACTCTTGTGCACTGTAATACCATCTGTATCGGGGCAAAGGACTCTGCACAAAGGCTGGAAGATCATGGCTAATGTCTTTTAAAATCAGTCCTTAACACTTTATTTATCCTTTATGATTTTCTCACGGGTCACACAGTTAATTCATGGTCCCGTCCAACTCCCCACCCCCcaccgagaaaaaaaaaaaactagaattctccctgcttttactttgaaatccaaatgTAACAACTAAACAACAGAGCTAAATAAAATTGTCGAAATGTGTGAAATTACTGTTTTTTCTAGCGCAATTTTAAGTCGAATTTTTTTTACGTTATGCTCTTTAAAAACCGCGAATGATGCTAATATGCTTAAAATACGCAGACTTTAATCAATTTCAATTTAAACGTGTAGTGAATTTCGCTTTTTGATTACATGTATATCTatcttaaaaattaaaacacaaaaaaagcctCAGAAAAAGCGTATTCTGTAAACTGTGTTGTCCCCACTGCGCAGGCGCAGCTCTGTGACATTGAGCAACAAGCTAGGCTGGGCCGTTAGCGCGCCTCTGGTCGGACAACAAACACATCTGACAAACAACGTTAAATTCAAAAACCTCGCAGTGACCTGTTTAAAGTCTTGTACGCGGCATCCACATCCCCGTTTTGGACCATCACCGTCCGGGAAATGAATCGAAGGTGTCTCGCCATGATGAGACCGGTGCTTGCTCAACTCTCGTTCGGCTGTAAACGCCTAACGACAAAAGGTTCCGGACACAAGAAGCGctgcataaacacaaacactagGGGGCGTTTGACTCAACCGTTTTAGTAAATGGCATCTTTCCCGTGGTAAAggcttttctgcctttttttttctcctcccagATATTTTATTCTAAAATTAAATTTTCAGTTATGTTCGAGACtctactttactttgaaagacACGTATGCTTCATAAACCCTTTTatcattttgaaatatttcttaAAGGTGAAAACTTgaagtgaaaatgtatttatggtCATCTGCCTCTGTCTATCTTCACATCCTCCTTCACTTTATCCCCGAATCTCCTTTGTGGGCTTCCTCTTTCCCCCCTGCCTGGCAGCATCTTCAGCAACCTTTGCAAACATATCCGCTATCCCTCCTGTGCacgtccaaaccatctcagccttacCTCTTTAACTTTGTCTCAAAATCACTTGACCTGAGCTGTCCTTCTGATGCACTTATTCTTGTGTATCCTGGCCTGTCTCAATAAAAACTTCAACGtctccagctctgcctcctaCAGGTAAAAACAACACCCCTTTAGTTTTATCTACGGTATTTAATCTTTTATCCAATGAACTTCTGACTCCATGCTGTTGTtaatatttgttattttgttattttgatgAGTAATGATGCAGGAAAATGCTCTGTTCTACATATGTTGGACCTCACGTCAGCTTTTGAGACTGTTGACCACCGCATGCTCCTTGAAAGGCTAAAACACTGGGTGTATCTGGAACTGCCTTTGAGTGGTTCTCCTCATACATCACCGATCCTATTCTGTGGTGGTCTCCGATTTTAGGTCATCCTCTACCTCCCTTATTTATGGTCTCCCTCAAGGTTCGgttttggggcctttattgtttttaatatatcttcTCCCCTTCCAGCATATAATGGGCTCTTTTGAGGAGATTTCTTAtcactgttatgctgatgatattTCTTTTAAGCCCCAGGATTTATCTAAGCTTCAGCTTCTGAATGACTGCTTAGATTCTATCAAACGTTGGATGGCTGCAAATTTTCTCCAACTCAACGAGGGGAAAACTGAAGTCCTTATGTGCGCTCCAGACAGATTATTATCCCAGATAGTGAAAGCCCATGGTCCTCTCTCGGTCTATGTTAAATCCTCTATCAGGAATTTAGGTGTCACTTTTGATTCGACTCTTACATTGGATGGGCATGAGAATTCTCTGGTTTGTTAAGCCCTATTTTATCTCACTCTGAACTGGAGATTGTTATACATCCATTTATTTCCTCACGCTTGGACTATTGTAACTCACTGTTTATGTGTCTAAGCAAGGTTCTCTGGATcgtctgcaggttgtgcaaaatgctgcaggtAGGCTTTTGACAAAATCCTCTACGTATTCATATGTAACACCATTGCTATCTCagctacactggcttcctgttgaaTTCAGAGTCCATTTTAAGATCCTGGTCTTGACTTATAGAGCTTTGCATGGACTGGCACCAGCCTACATCTCTGATCTGCTACAGCCCGATGTCcctagcaggtccctgaggtcatctgATCAGGGCTTACTTGCTATAAAACAGACTAAGAGGAGAACTaagcttttgccactgtggccccTAGCCTGTGGAACTCTTTCCCCCAAACCTTAAGAACTGTGGACTCAAtagttgtttttaataaacaattCAAAACTCAGTTCATCTGCTTTTGGTTaatttttgcctgttttatattgtctgtttttacctttttatgaCTTGttatcttatgtgctgcacttTGTGACTCTGTCTAGagaggtgctatataaataaaaatgtattattattattattattgttgttgttgttgttgttgacagAGTATATATGCATTGATGGATGCTGATTAGTTATAGAACCCATGCACACAGTCATGTGTGCAGGGGTTCACAGCCTCCACCCAGGAActacacagccacacacacacacacatacaaataaaataatctgaattaatcagagagagaaaatcaaacaaacaaacaatcatgTCTCTCTAGAGCAGGGAACCAAACTGCTGCCATTAGAGGCTGTATAAAGGGAGATAGCTTTCAGGGGAATCACAGCTTCATGGAGTTACATCTGTTGTCATAGCAGCAGTGAGAGCAGTGTCCGGTGTTATTCTTTCATCAGGGCTAttctcctctctttctcctcatcCCCTGTGCTCTGCTGTTGTCCTCTGTCTGAGGTCAGCTAGCGGTGAATGCTGCTGTGTGTAAGGTGGGTCTAATTAATCTGCCTTTTCTCTACATAACATTGCAGATGAGGTCAACTCCCATGTTTCTGTAACTCTATAGGCTACTGTATCTGCATGGTGCCACGGGGAGGAATGCTTAGACAGCCTGCACAGATAACATCATGACTCCTTTTGTTGGGTGAATGCAGTGCATCGTGTTTCCAGAGGCATCCCGTCTCATCCAGCGCTGCTGAAACCTTCTTGGCActgagtctctctctctctctctctctctctctctctctgtgtgtgtgtgtgtgtgtgtgtgtgtgtgtgtgtgtgtgtgtgtgtgtgtgtgtgagagagagagagagagagagagaaacataaAATGGAAGTTTGCATCTACAAACTCTGCCAGTAAGTTTCATCCACATTATGATCACACACATCCCACTGATGATACTTATGTGAATATTCAAATAGTTTATTTATCAGTTTCTGCTGATTTCTGCTGATTATTGTCATTGCATTGCCCAACTTGCGATCACATTAATTTaacctgtttttaaattattattattttgtctgttttcccatgcactctcttcttcatcgCACTTGTACACTGTGTTTGGTTTGGATTGTTGAACCCAGacatttaaactcatccaccttcactctctctctcctctttgcaTCTTTACTGTTCCGTCTGTCTACTCTCACAACCGATCACAATGTTGTCTGTGAACATTATAGTCTGTGGAGACTCCTTCCTGGCCTCGTCTGTCTGCCTGTCCATCACCACCACAAACAAAAGTGGCTCAGAGCcgatccctgatgtaatcccacccccACCTTGAAACCAACTGTCACTCACGCTGCACACCTCCTCACTGTCTCactgtcctcatacatgtcctgcaccaccctcacataTTTCTCTGCCACTCCTCACTTCCTCATCAGCACCACAGTTCCTTTCTTGGCACCCTATCATATGATTCCTTtagatccacaaagacacaggaCAACTTCTTCTGACCTCCTCTCAATATATTTAATGCACAACAAACCAAATGTCTCTAAATGTGAATGACCTTTTTTATTGTGTTCTTGTATAAAGCAACTATAATTGTGGTTTGCATGCAAAGGAAAGGAGCATTTGAACTGTGATTCACTGAGCAGATAGTAATCAGCCCCTGTCCAGTTCAGATAAAGACAGAGTGAGATGATAATATAAGTTTTATCGggtatattaaatataagctTTTTCATTCACATAAATAAACCAGTTATCAGTGAAACATGAGTCTTATTGGCCACAAAAACAGTCCAGGGCATGTTTCAGCATCTCCTTTCCTCCCTTGttggttgattctgttcattcttttgctttgctttgataGTTATTGCTTTAGATTTTGTCTGCATTAATCACACGCACACCGGGCCACCCTCTCTGTTTATGTAGTCCTGCACTGCTCTTGCGctgaaagaaagggaaacacatttttaatgggCTATTGAGCCTTGTTTTTGCTGGTCCGATGCACTTGAGTTTAAACTGGGCTCTATGTGGACGCTGgattaaaatgagtttgacactcATGCTCTAAAGTTTTAATTGCAGGGTGGCAATGCCGATGGCATGTTCCTGGATGGATGCCTCCAGCTGGCTGTcttatcttttcctttttcattacCAGCCTTTCCAACCCAGCTTTGGAGCTAAACACATTAACCTGATATCTGATTTGACATTCCAGCCCTTTAAAACCAAACACCCTTGCTTCTTAAATAGTCCTAAACTTAATAAGTAATACGTTTCAGCCTCATtccatgtttttttattatcaggAGCTCTTGTCAAATATCTGGGAGTAACATAGTGCCATCTTAAAAACAATTAACGCTTCTATTTAATATCCGAGCTGGCAGCCCATCAACATCAAAGGACTTACTGGAAGTGAATTCTCCAGCTCTTATCCAAATCTTTCACCATGCTGACAGAGGTGGAGGGTAGACTTGGAATCGGGGAGCGAGGGGGAAAGTCCCTCCCTGCCACTGGCTTCTGCATTGGCTGGACCGGCATCAGATCCAGGCGAGCAGTCAGCCAATGAATGGAGGCTCAGATGCAGGCAGAGGAGACGACTTTACCAACCGGTGAACGCGGGAGGACAGACATATAGAGAAACAGTGACTGCGACCAGAATAGGTTTATAATCCGCTGATAATCCAATAATATTAATTTCTGCAAGTGCTTGCACAGAAATGGAGAATAAAGTCACCGATTTCtctggaaaatggaaaatgaagTCTTCGGAAAACTTCGAGGAACTTTTGAGAGCGCTTGGTGAGTgaatggattttaaaaaattattatatttGGACCTTCGCATCAATTAGCTTATTTAATTTGCTTTCTTGAAAAAAATGCAGAATAACTGTATTTATGTATTACAAAAGAGGAACATCTTATTTTTAAGtataaaaaattatttacacGCGGAACGTTAAACATGCATGTTTTGCACTGATTTTAATCAtgaactgtaaaacaaaaaggaaggaGGTGGGATGCATCtcgatagaaaaaaaaaagtcctgtcAGTCATTTTGGCATTATCCGTTGGGCTCAGAAATCGGCTGGAGAGCCGAAGCGGTCTGAAGTGGCTCTGCATGTGGCTAAACTGGCTTTCTCCTGCATAGTGGCTAATGTGGTCCTGGGAATATTGGTTCTGTTAAGCCACACAGGCTTTCTACTGAAAACAGGAGTGAGAGGTCAGGCGAGTGCCATCCGGTGGCATCCCTTAAAAATGTGAAGACAAATATCCTATGGAGGACGATGAGACTAGGCTCATCTGTGGCAAGCTCCTGCTCATGCGGTTGTAATTAGAGCCACTGTAAACGGAACTAAGCCTCGACATGGGCCCCAGCAGACTGCCAGGTCTGAGACTGACTTTCCTACAATGCCTGGGGCCTCTCTGGCTTAATCtagggctgtgtgtgtgtgtgtgtgtgtgtgtgtgtgtgtgtgtgtgtgtgtgtgtgtgtgtgtgtgtgtgagagagagagagagagagagagagagagagagagagagagagagagattgagtGCCTGCTGCTTCTGTTATGCATGAGCAAATCTGGTCTGAATCAgatttttggggtgtttttttttaatcactgaagCCAGTCCAACTCACACAGCAAAAGGTTACATTCACAATAATTTACATCCCTACTCACAACACTTCCATGGTGCTATTCATtcaaccttttcttttcttgctgtATTTCTACAGAACAAAAGTCACAAAGTGTTTTATAGAAACATAGAAAACGATACAAAATAATAGATGGAACTACTAGAGGAGTTTAAACTGatgcaagtaaataaaaatgaggtTGCACTGGTGGGTCTTCTTGAAGGTATCAACAGTGTCTGCAGATCCAGTTTAAGGACTAAAGGACCCCCTCCAAAACCCCAAATCACAATTTTCTTTGCTCTTCATCCTGGACCAGGTACCATCAGGAAGATTTTCTGGTTGAAAAAGCTCCCTAATATAGAGATACGTCTGATCACAGTGATCACCAAAATCTTAAACTGAACCCAGTGTAAAGAAATCAGAAGTGGTGTCATATGGGACCTGGTAAGAAACCTTCCAGCTTTAGCAGATGTGTTCAGGCGAAGGAATAACACATTaccacaatgaaataagaagccTGTATAAATATTTCTATTTCAGATTGAGAGACAATATTCACTTGAATAACTCTGTTAATatttgggtggctgtagctcaggaggtggagCGGGTCATCTACTGACTGAAAGGTTAGTGGTCTGATCCGTGCTTCAGTCTCCAAAGTATCCTGGAGCAAAATACCGAACCCCAAGTTTCTCTCCAATGGgttcatcagagtatgaatgcgTGTGAAAGACGGAAAAAAGCGAATGGTTGAATAAAAAGCTCTATAATagatataaagtgctttgaatggtcaggtaaaaaaaagaactgtatAAGGACCAGCCCATTTACCATCGCTCTTTGAGAAGTACATCAAAGAACTGCAAAGAGAAACATTCACACCTACCCCAAAAATGACTACAGAGActcaaaaatgacaacaaaaagagAGACGCAAAACTGCAAGACACATTCAGATGGACTCATTTTCTACAGTTTTTCCAGTTGTCTATGCACACGATGCGTCATACCTTATCTGATTCTTATCTTCAGTGATCATTAttagaaatattttttctaGAAAACCAGACTCTTATCTCAAATCTCAAAAAAAGCTGAGGATTACAAACGGATTTCTTTGAAAAGTGGCTCAGGCTGTGAGGATGAAGAAACTTCaggttgtttttcatttgacaGGCTAAtgaattacttttatttttgcagtgaACTGTGCCTTTAACAACAGAAATAAGTGGTTTCATACCAGTGGTTCTGTATGTTGTGCCTTATTAAGAGGAAATCCCATGTGCTCTTCATTAGCAGGAACCATTTTCTGAAGCTTGCCATATGTCTGTGAGATTAatgctcttgttttttttacgtCATTCACTATAGCCTGCATGTATAGACTTGAAAGAAATGAATCACAATGAACATTtccctgctttattttttcagaCTTGGGTTACTGTGTGGCAATGCAACAACGCggactgttttgaaaatgtttaggcTTCCAGAAATGATTTCGTGCATAACCTTTGTTATGGAGGAATCAGacaatatttaattttgttgaAGGGTATGCAATAAAACTTCCCAGCACTGTGTCCCATAAAGACGTTGTAAAATTAGCAGAATGTGGGGAAATCAGAGTAAAACATGCATGCCCTTCAGATAAAGTTTGCCTGGCACGCACAGCTATGATTATACTCATTCCCCACTGTAAAGACCAGCACTGCACAGCTCTGGTTTCACATTTGGTCTGCATGTCTGTGGTCAGGTGTCAACGTGTTCTTGAGGAAGATTGCAGTGGCAGCGGCGTCCAGCCCGGCAGTGGAAATCACCCAGCAGGAAGAGACTCTGTCCATCAAGACATCCACCAGCGTCCGCACCACCAATGTCTCCTTCACCGTGGGTCAATCTTTCAGCGAGACCACGGTGGATGGACGTCCCTGCACGGTACACGTCTCTTTGCTTCAAATtaaccaaaaaacacaaaaactgtgcaaTGTTAGTACATGCATACCGGGATTTGGCCAAGGACAGCATAACTAGCCCCAGCTCTGTGCAAAAGAAACATATGGAAATAATTTCAGTGCAACTCGAAGAGATCTGTTTTTCATCTTCATACCGAGTGGGTGATGAAGGACAAGCCGTGAAAACATTTTGACGTGCAGCAACCAGCACACTGAGCTCCGGTTATGACCAAACCTGAACTTTGCTATAACTTAATTCAGGCATTGATACGTTTTCTCATGTGAATCCCTGCAGAGTTTTCCTAAGTGGGAAACAGACAGAAAGATCAGCTGCGAACAGACTTTACAGAAAGGCGATGGGCCGAAGACAGCGTGGACCCGAGAGCTGACCAATGATGGAGAGCTCGTACTGGTACGTGCAATAAGTACAAAATGAACAGTGCTATCAATTTGAGTCTCAGTGTAGATATTTTAGGACCCCCAAGTAAgatttgaattcattttcagCTTCCAGGAAGTAATACATTCATAAAACCCATGTTTTATTCACAAGAGGACAAAGAACACATGTCAAATCtctaaaaggagaaaaatattggctcattttgaatttcataacaaaaacattgtcttgctgaaacatGCAAGGCCTTCCCTGGAAATGCTGGATGGGAGCATATGTTGCTGCAAAACCTGAATGAGCCTTTCAGCACAGATGCTGCCTTTCCAGATATGCAAGCTGCCAATTTCACAGCCCGCTCATTTGCCTCCATGTCATCTCtgatgcagaattttgaactgagtgctgataacaagccagaaaagtccctctcctctttagtcTGCAGGATGTTGtgtccatgttttccaaaaaagaatttcaaatttcGGTTCGACTTACTAAGGAAAGGTCTTCCGCTTTGCCTGAGTCCAGTTTAAATGAAAAGAtgcctgtgtttgtgcattaGAGGGCTTTAATTGTCATTTGTGGATGGTACagtgaactgtgttcacagacagttatttctggaagtgttcctgagcccatgcagtgattttTATAACAGAATCATGTCTGTTTCTAATGTGATGCTCCCCGATTGCCTGAAGACCACAGGCCATGTGATTTCTCCAG contains the following coding sequences:
- the crabp2b gene encoding cellular retinoic acid-binding protein 2b, which gives rise to MENKVTDFSGKWKMKSSENFEELLRALGVNVFLRKIAVAAASSPAVEITQQEETLSIKTSTSVRTTNVSFTVGQSFSETTVDGRPCTSFPKWETDRKISCEQTLQKGDGPKTAWTRELTNDGELVLTMTAGDVVCTRVYERE